The Pristiophorus japonicus isolate sPriJap1 unplaced genomic scaffold, sPriJap1.hap1 HAP1_SCAFFOLD_1111, whole genome shotgun sequence nucleotide sequence GAGtaaggagagaaggaaagagagaagaaAGGGGAGAAGGATGGTGAAAAGGAAGGAGAGaacgaaggagagaaggaaggagagaaggaaggggagaaggaaggggagaaggaTGGAGACAAGGAAGGAGACAAGGAagcagagaaggaaggagagaaggatggagagaaggatggagagaaggaaggagagaaggatggagagaaggaaggagagaagaagggagagaaggaaggggagaaggatggagagaatGAAGGAGACAAGGAagcagagaaggaaggagagaaggatggagagaaggatggagagaaggaaggagagatggaaggagagaaggatggagagaaggatggagagtaggaaggagagaaggatggagagaaggatggaCAGAAGATTggtgagaaggaaggagagaaggatggtgagaaggaaggagagaaggatggtgaGAAGGAGAGAagtaaggagagaaggaaggagagaagaaaGGGGAGAAGGATggtgagaaggaaggagagaaggaaggagagaaggaaggagagaaggatgcagagaaggaaggagagaacgaaggagagaaggatggagagaaggaaggagagaaggatggagagaaggatggagagaaggatggtgagaaggaaggagagaaggatggtgaGAAGGAGAGGAGtaaggagagaaggaaagagagaagaaAGGGGAGAAGGATGGTGAAAAGGAAGGAGAGaacgaaggagagaaggaaggagagaaggaaggggagaaggaaggggagaaggaTGGAGACAAGGAAGGAGACAAGGAagcagagaaggaaggagagaaggatggagagaaggatggagagaaggaaggagagaaggatggagagaaggaaggagagaagaagggagagaaggaaggggagaaggatggagagaatGAAGGAGACAAGGAagcagagaaggaaggagagaaggatggagagaaggatggagagaaggaaggagagatggaaggagagaaggatggagagaaggatggagagtaggaaggagagaaggatggagagaaggatggacagaaggatggtgagaaggaaggagagaaggatggtgagaaggaaggagagaaggatggtgaGAAGGAGAGAagtaaggagagaaggaaggagagaagaaaGGGGAGAAGGATggtgagaaggaaggagagaaggaaggagagaaggaaggagagaaggatgcagagaaggaaggagagaaggatggagagaaggatggacagaaggatggtgagaaggaaggagagaaggatggtgaGAAGGAGAGGAGtaaggagagaaggaaagagagaagaaAGGGGAGAAGGATggtgagaaggaaggagagaacgaaggagagaaggaaggagagaaggaaggggagaaggaaggggagaaggaTGGAGACAAGGAAGGAGACAAGGAAgctgagaaggaaggagagaaggatggagagaaggatggagagaaggaaggagagaaggatggagagaaggaaggagagaagaagggagagaaagaagggcagaaggatggagagaaggaaggagacaaGGAAGCAGAGAcggaaggagagaaggatggagagaaggatggagagtaggaaggagagaaggatggagagaaggatggacagaaggatggtgagaaggaaggagagaaggatggtgagaaggaaagagagaaggaTGGTGAGAAGGAGAGAagtaaggagagaaggaaggagagaaggaaggagagaaggatgcagagaaggaaggagagaacgaaggagagaaggatggagagaaggaaggagagaaggatggagagaaggatggagagaaggatggtgagaaggaaggagagaaggatggtgaGAAGGAGAGGAGtaaggagagaaggaaagagagaagaaAGGGGAGAAGGATGGTGAAAAGGAAGGAGAGaacgaaggagagaaggaaggagagaaggaaggggagaaggaaggggagaaggaTGGAGACAAGGAAGGAGACAAGGAagcagagaaggaaggagagaaggatggagagaaggatggagagaaggaaggagagaaggatggagagaaggaaggagagaagaagggagagaaggaaggggagaaggatggagagaatGAAGGAGACAAGGAagcagagaaggaaggagagaaggatggagagaaggatggagagaaggaa carries:
- the LOC139241567 gene encoding putative uncharacterized protein DDB_G0271982, encoding MERKMEGQKYGEKDGEKEGEKEGEKEEEKEGEKEGEKEGKTEGQKEGERMERRMERRKKRRMVIRMVIRMERSMERRMERRMEGENEGEKEGEKEGEKEGEKDGDKEGDKEAEKEGEKDGEKDGEKEGEKDGEKEGEKKGEKEGEKDGENEGDKEAEKEGEKDGEKDGEKEGEMEGEKDGEKDGE